Proteins encoded together in one Mycobacterium simiae window:
- a CDS encoding ArsI/CadI family heavy metal resistance metalloenzyme: MSRVQLALNVDDLDEAITFYSKLFHAEPAKRKPGYANFAIADPPLKLVLLENPGQGGSLNHLGIEVESSEVVHAEIARLAEAEMFTEEEIATTCCFAIQDKVWVVGPGGERWEVYTVLADSDTFGANHTQSQTDTAATATSCC, from the coding sequence ATGTCACGCGTTCAACTAGCCCTCAACGTCGATGATCTCGATGAAGCGATAACGTTCTACTCCAAGCTGTTTCACGCCGAACCAGCCAAACGTAAGCCGGGCTACGCCAACTTCGCCATCGCTGATCCGCCGCTGAAGCTGGTGCTGCTGGAAAACCCGGGGCAGGGCGGGTCACTGAATCATCTCGGGATCGAGGTCGAATCCAGCGAGGTGGTGCACGCCGAGATTGCCCGCCTCGCCGAAGCCGAGATGTTCACCGAGGAGGAGATCGCTACTACCTGCTGTTTCGCTATCCAGGACAAAGTGTGGGTAGTCGGTCCGGGCGGGGAGCGCTGGGAGGTCTACACCGTGCTGGCCGATTCCGACACCTTCGGCGCCAACCACACCCAGTCCCAGACCGATACCGCGGCGACGGCCACATCATGCTGCTGA
- a CDS encoding LysR family transcriptional regulator — MLHDLRRVEQFVKVAEVGSFTGAAAQLHLSQQALSSAVGQLEKELGVRLFVRAGRRITLTVPGQALLVESRPLLAAARTVDAHVRGAAADQHAWVVGHSPALGGAEVYQLVESAIDAHPDLSFTFRQLYPDELYAAVLDGSVHLGLRRGIAPTGDLSGAVIGYHRVRVAVPGTHHLAAAESIDITDLAGERLALWSPPGFSYFSDFLMSACRRAGFEPDYVVSRVQGAAMIAAPLTTGAVALVTADPGIAMSGRVRVIDLEPRLMVPVQALWQQHTVSAVRDTLLTS, encoded by the coding sequence ATGCTTCATGACCTGCGCCGCGTCGAGCAGTTCGTCAAAGTCGCCGAGGTGGGCAGCTTCACCGGCGCAGCGGCACAGTTGCACCTGAGCCAGCAGGCGTTGAGCAGTGCCGTCGGTCAACTCGAAAAAGAGTTGGGGGTGCGTCTATTCGTCAGGGCTGGACGCCGTATCACTCTTACGGTCCCCGGGCAGGCACTGCTCGTCGAATCGCGTCCGCTACTGGCAGCTGCTCGAACCGTGGACGCACATGTGCGCGGCGCTGCTGCCGACCAGCACGCGTGGGTGGTCGGCCACAGCCCTGCGCTAGGTGGTGCGGAGGTTTATCAACTGGTCGAATCCGCTATAGACGCGCACCCCGACCTGTCGTTCACGTTTCGTCAGCTCTACCCGGACGAGTTGTACGCCGCTGTCCTCGACGGGTCTGTGCATCTAGGCCTACGGCGAGGGATCGCACCTACCGGCGACCTGTCCGGCGCGGTCATCGGCTATCACCGAGTGCGGGTCGCCGTTCCCGGCACGCATCACCTGGCCGCTGCTGAAAGTATCGACATCACGGACTTGGCCGGCGAGCGCCTTGCCCTTTGGTCGCCGCCGGGCTTCTCCTATTTCAGTGATTTCCTGATGAGTGCCTGTCGCCGTGCAGGTTTCGAACCCGACTATGTCGTCAGCAGGGTCCAGGGCGCAGCAATGATTGCTGCGCCTCTAACTACCGGTGCCGTCGCCCTGGTCACGGCAGACCCGGGCATAGCAATGAGTGGCCGTGTTCGCGTGATTGACCTTGAACCAAGGCTCATGGTGCCGGTACAAGCCCTATGGCAACAACACACCGTGTCGGCAGTGCGAGACACCCTGCTCACATCGTGA
- a CDS encoding SDR family oxidoreductase yields the protein MTTLEGKSAVIAAGAKNLGGLISRTLAQKGVNVAVHYNSAATETDADRTVSEVTAAGVRAIKVRGDLTVPGNVKALFDAAVDAFGGVDIAINTVGKVLRKPILETTEAEYDSMFDINAKAAYFFIQEAGRRLNDHGSLTTIVTALLAAYTDGYSTYAGAKSPVEHFVRAASKEFAPRLINVNNIAPGPMDTPFFYPQETPERAEFHASQAMGNRLTKVEDIAPLAVFLAGDGHWITGQTIFANGGYTTR from the coding sequence ATGACGACACTTGAAGGCAAGTCAGCCGTTATCGCTGCCGGAGCAAAAAACCTCGGTGGTCTCATCAGCAGGACATTGGCACAGAAGGGTGTCAATGTCGCGGTGCATTACAACAGTGCTGCTACCGAGACTGATGCCGACCGCACGGTGTCGGAAGTGACCGCGGCCGGCGTGCGGGCCATCAAGGTCCGAGGCGACCTCACCGTGCCGGGCAACGTCAAGGCTTTGTTCGACGCGGCGGTCGATGCCTTCGGCGGCGTGGATATTGCCATCAACACTGTCGGAAAGGTATTGCGCAAGCCAATTTTGGAGACCACCGAGGCCGAATACGACTCGATGTTCGACATCAACGCCAAGGCCGCATACTTTTTCATCCAAGAAGCTGGCCGACGTCTCAACGACCACGGCAGCCTGACCACGATCGTGACCGCATTGCTGGCCGCCTATACCGACGGCTACTCCACCTACGCAGGCGCCAAGTCGCCGGTCGAGCACTTCGTCCGGGCCGCGTCCAAGGAGTTCGCACCGCGCCTGATCAACGTCAATAACATCGCGCCCGGACCGATGGACACGCCATTCTTCTACCCTCAAGAAACTCCCGAGCGGGCCGAGTTCCACGCCAGCCAAGCCATGGGCAACCGGCTCACCAAGGTCGAAGACATCGCGCCACTGGCCGTATTCCTCGCAGGCGACGGCCACTGGATCACCGGTCAGACCATCTTCGCCAACGGTGGCTACACCACACGTTAA